The Myroides phaeus DNA segment GTCGAATACTACTATTCCTACTAAAAAATCTCAAGTATTCTCTACTGCTGCGGATAACCAACCATCGGTTGAAATCCACGTATTACAAGGAGAGAGACCAATGGCTAACGATAACAAAACTATCGGTCGTTTCCACCTTGACGGTTTACCACCAGCACAAAGAGGAGTGCCTCAAATTGAAGTAACTTTTGATATTGATGCGAATGGTATTATCAAAGTATCTGCTACTGATAAAGGAACAGGTAAATCTCACGATATCCGTATCGAGGCTTCATCTGGATTAACTGAAGAAGAAATCCAAAGAATGAAAAAAGAGGCTGAAGCTAATGCTGATGCTGATAAAAAAGCAAAAGAATCTGTTGAGAAAATCAACGAGGCTGATGCTATGATTTTCCAAACGGAAAAACAATTGAAAGAATTTGGAGATAAATTATCTGCAAACAATAAATCTAACATCGAAGGTGCTTTAGAGGAATTGAAAAAAGCTTTCGAAACAAAAGATGTTGCTACTATTCAACCTGCGTTAGACAAAATTAACGAGGCTTGGAAAGCTGCTTCTGAGGAAATGTACAAAGCGCAAGCTGAAGGACAACAAGGTGGTGCTGAACAAGCGCAACCAAACCAAGGAGGTACTGATGCTGATGGTACGCAAGATGTAGATTACGAAGAAGTTAAATAATCGGATATCCGACATTTAATTGTTATAAAGTGGAAGCCGAGTCTGTTATAGACTCGGCTTTTTTTGTTTACTTACTTTTTTGAGAGAAGGGTGTGAGCCGAATATATTGCTTATTCGGCTCAAAATACCCTATAAACATGAGCCGAATAATTAAGCTATTCGGCTCATTGTATTTTATAAAAGGACAGAAGTAATTTTTATTAGGCTGTTTTACTGAGAATTATTATTTTTATTCTGACTTTAAAATTGGTATCAAATGATGATAGCTACCGTTGTAGGGATATGGATAATGCAACTTGTACTGAGTGTGCTTTTAGACGCAAAGGGATTGCGATTGTGGAAACACGCGGTAGTTGCACTAATCTTAGTGATGTATATCTTTGTGATACCGCCTTTGTTTTATCCTGATGTATTGCCTAATGGGCCACGTTGTGGTATGCCGGATTTAGGAATATTTATGTTTTTCTTGTTAGGAGGGGGAGGGTTGACTATTGTTACTCATTTCGTTTACCTTCTAATAGCGAAGAATAAACGAAATAAGGCAACACGATAGTCTTTATATAGTTTTAGACAGGGCTTTTAGTTAAGTCCCATATTCTGACGTCTATTCACTATTTCAAGCATATATTTCTCAATGTATGGTCTTGCTTCTTCTAAAGTAGCAATTCCTGGAAATTCAATAGGTGTAGCAGAGAAATATCCTTTCAATACGCTGACAGGTTCACCGTTTCGCATAAATACAGATAAGGTATTGTCCACCTTTGGTTTGTCTCCTATTTGAATGCTGAAGTCGATTAAGCGTTGAGAACACAATTGTGCGTCACTCAATATCTCGTCTTCTGATTTTGTTGTTTTTGTAACCTCTGTAGCCAATCCTCGTACAAGAATAGTTGAGGTGTTTTCTTTTGGCAACTCTAAGAAAGGATGTCCCAGTTGTAAAGGTTTGTTTAGCAAACATTCGTCAGCCACTTCATACCAAAAACCTTTAGCGATAACTTCAATAAATTGGTCGTGAAACTGGAAAATGTAATGAGAGTAATCTGTTAGCATTTCCGTTACGTTTCCACCAAATTCGTATTCTGTACCGTAGTGTTTCTTCTCGTAGTTGTAACGCTCTCCTAACCAAGAAGAGTTGATTATTTTGTATATCCAAACGACTTCGTCTGTAGCCGATGTAATGTTTTGTCCGAAAGGTAAGTATTCTCCTCTTGAAACCTTGATCGAGTCTAACCCTTGAAAGGTTACTCTTCCAAATTTATCGTTATCAGTTTCAAAATATATTCCGCTTAGTTTATCAGCGTAAATGACAGTAGGTGTTAAAACGTATTCGGGCGAAACCGGTATATAGATTCCTATTGCAAATGACATTTGTGGTGTATTTAATAAGTGTTTTTAAGTGGGGCAAATTTACTAATAATCCTTTATCTATGTGCGTTTGAGGCTGTTTTTGTGTATGTGGTTTGTAATGTGTTGTTTCATAGCTTACTGCTGTTTAAGACTTGAACAATAAACTCTTTTTAAGTATAATTTTACGTCTGTAAATGAGCAAAATAAGTTGTGATAACTAAAAAAAGTCCAACTAAATGTAGTTGGACTTTGCTTATGGTAAACTGAAATACGCTTAGTATTTGATGTCAAATGTGGTTGTTTCAGTTACGTTTTCATCTTTGTGGAATATTGTTCTGACCACTTGAGATACAGCTCCTTTTTCATTTAACTGATACGTATAAGAGAATCTTCTACGAGATGTTTCATATTGCTGTAATAAGTTAGGTGCTTTTACACCTAATAATCCCTGAATAGCAGCGTATCTTGGGTTAATGAAGTTAGGGTAACCTGCAATAAGTACGTTTAAATCAATATTGCTATTGTTTAAAACATCCGATCTTCTATAAGAATCTGATATATGTGTACGCCCTTTTGTTTTTAAAGGATTTCCTTCTTCCCAAATATACTCTTCAATATCGTGATTAAGGTCACTTGTATTTTCAATTTTTACAAGTTGGTTTAGCTCGTTGTATGAGAAGTCGTAACGTCTGTTCGTATCCTCTGTATCAGCTAAAGTTACCTTTAATGAGATGGCTTTTTTCTCATTTGGGGCTAAAGTAAACTCATACACATCTTCTCCTTTAATTCCTTTTTGTGATACAAAAGCAGTTGCCTTTCCGTTGCTGTACACATAGCGAATATCCTCAGCACCAAAAGAAGGGCTTGTTTTTAATCCACTTACAGTGTTTAATGTATTGTCAGCATTGTAAGTGAAAACAGTTTTTGAAGTTGTTACCTTTCCTGCTTTGTTATTGGTAATTTGAATTTCTCTTACCAAGTCAACTTGTTGTGTTTTTGTAGGAGGAGCGATAGGTGCAGATATAGGTGCTCCTTTGTGTGGCTCTGGGTTTACGATGTTGTTATCATCTCCTTTACTACAGCTTCCTAAGGTTAATAACATTGTCAAACCAAAGAAAAATAATTGTTTTTTAATCATAGCGTAAATATTAAGTTTTTGTTTTGTTATTATGTTGATTTGTACTTTTAATAGATGTTATTGTGCTATATGTTGGCTTTTTGTCTATTAAAGCGTGTTTTATTTTTATTTTGCGCAAAATTATTTATTTCTCTTTTTAGTTATAAAAAACACTATGAAAATTATAAAAATTTTAACTCATCGTGTTGATTGATAGTTTGTTCGTTGTTTTGTGTTGCCAATGTTTTACGTAGTTTGTCTTATTTTGGCATATTATTTCTAAGATGTGTTTTTTTTGGGGACTATTTCAGAAAACACCTATCTTTATCGGTATGAAGAATGAAATGCGTATTGCTTCTTTTGAACCGTTGATAGGTGATAATGCCACTGTTCTTGTGCTTGGAACGATGCCCAGTGTGAAGTCGTTAGAGGGACAAGAGTATTACGGCAATAGACAAAATGCCTTTTGGCCTATCTTATTTGGGGTGTTTGAAGAAGAAATGACTACTGATTACGAGCTAAAGAAGGAATTGTTAAGACGACACGGGATTGCGTTGTGGGACGTTTTGCAGTCGTGTGAACGGGAAGGGAGCTTAGATAGTAAGATCAAAGGAGAGGTGCCTAATGATATTGTGGGCTTGCTAAAAGCGTATCCTACAATTAAAACCATTGTGTTCTCCAGTCAAAAGGCAGCACAGTATTTCAAAAAGTACATTGGTACCATAGAAGGTATTACCTTTGTAACAATGCCATCGCCCAGCGGGGCTAATGCAAGGATGAGCTTGCAAGACAAATTAAATCATTGGAAAACACTTAAATCATTTATATGAAGTCGCTACAGAAAGAACACTTAGATTTTTTGGTAACGCTTAGTCAGAATAACAACAAGCCTTGGTTTGCAGACAATAAACCGTATTTCGACAAGCTATTTGCAGAGGTGAAAGACTTCTTTAAAGAGGTGTATGAAACGATGCAACAGCACGATGGGGTGGATTTGTTTCACGTACATCGCATTTATAGAGATGTGCGTTTTGCTAAGGATAAAACACCTTATAAAACGTATTTCGGTTTACACTTAGGACGTAATAAACCGTTGTTAAGAGGAGGGTATTACATCAATATTGAGCCTGGAAAGAGTTTTGTTGGTGGTGGTTTTTGGGAACCTAATAAAGAGGACTTATTGCGTATTCGAAAGGAGATTGAAATGGATGATAGTGAGTTGCGCGATATTATTAAAGACAAGCGTTTTCAAGCGTATTTTGGCGATTTAGTAGGTGAAGAATTGAAAACTTGTCCTAAGGGATTTGACAAAGAGCATCCTGCCATTGACTTATTGCGCAAGAAGCAGTTTTTGGTTATGCGTTCCTTTACAGATAAAGAGATATTAAAACCAGGTTTTGCGGATGAAGTGATTAAAACGTTTGAGGCAATGCGTCCATTTTTTGACTATATGTCGGATGTGCTAACCACTGATGTAAACGGGGTTAGCTTGTATGAATAGGGGATTGTACGCCTGATGCCAACTGTGCTAATTTTGATTATTAGCAACAATAACTCAAGTATAAAAGAGCAAAAAAAAGCCTCAATAACAAATCGTGTTATTGAGGCTTTTTATATAGGAAATAATCTATTTAATGATTTCTATTTCAAACATCTTATCCCAGTTTTTACCTGTTAAGAAGAATGTTTTTGTTTGCGGATTATAAGCTATTCCGTTTAAAACATCGCGGTCTTGGTGATACGTTGTCTTGTCTAATAATTCTTTCACATCAACAATCGCTTCTACTGCTCCCGTTTTTGGGTTGATAATAGCAACTGCGTTTTGACCGTAAACATTTGCGTAGATTTTACCATCTACCCATTCTAATTCGTTTACTCCTTGTACAGCCGTTCTGTTAATGTAAACTTTGATTTGGTCAACCTCTGTAAATGTTTCTGGGTCCACTTTATAAATCGTTTCATCACCACCCGTCATATATAAATGCGTACCGTCATTTGTCAATCCCCAACCTTCCATATTCTTGAAGTAAGGCAATGTTTTTATTTTCTCCAATGTTTCAGGATTATACACATAAGCCTCCTTGTTTTGGTAAGTCAGTTGGTACAGTTTATCGTTTAAAATAGTACACCCTTCACCAAAGATCTCCATTGGCAACTTGTGTATTTTTGTTACTTGTCCTGTTTTATAATCAACGTGGCGAACACTTGACACACCTTTTTTACCAGTACCTTGGTAGTTGATAGCCGTTCCACCACCTTCACCATTACCAGTACTTTCGATCATTGTACCCTTGTAAAATTCCAACCCTTGTGTGTAAGCTTCTTGATCGTGCGGATAGGTATTTACTATTCTGTATGAATAAGCAACCGGCGTAACAGGAGAAGTTACCTCAATCTTAGTAGTCACCTCTTTTTGTTGTCCGTCAGCATATGCTATTCCTTTGATGATTGTTTCGCCCAATTTCTCGTTTGCTAAGTTGTAATTCAGCACCTCATTATTCTTTGCAGTAGCTATTTTTTTGTCGTTTAAATAGTAAGCAACAGAATCAATTTCGGCGTTATCAGTTGTTTTTAATGACAATTTTAGGTCTTCATTTCCTGCATAAAGTTGTTTTAAATGCGTCGTATCAATAGAAAAAACATTTTTCTCTAAATTTTTATTGTTCGAACAGCTCATTAAAACAAAGCCTAAGGCTATGGGAAATAGAATATTATAATTTTTCATCCGTCTTTTTAATTTTAATACAATATACAAATCTTATCGGAAAAGTAGAAAAGACTTGTAGAAATATAAAATGGTTGTATATTTGCAGTGGCAAGTCCTACGCGACCAGCTCCTGCAGACTCCTCCAGGGTGGGAACGCAGCAAAGGTATGTGGTTGTAGCGGTGCGACGTAGGTAGCTTGCCATTTTTTTATTATCTCAGTTAATCTCCATTAGGGAGATTTTTTTGTTTATACCCCTTTCCATTTGATAACGGAAATATGTTATCTTGTTTTCTTTCTTAAAAAAACATTCACTACTTTTTATTGTTTGATAGTCTTACGGTTTTTAGCGTATTACTTTATTGGCTTTTTCAAAAAAGGGCAATTAGCGAACTTTTTAGGAGTATATTCCAATAGAACATAAGGTAGTTTTTAATGATAAACGATTGTTTTTAGTCTTGCCACTTGGCGTATTTATTACCAAATACGGGCTTTTTTGACTATATTATCTACAATCCAATATTTTTTTTAACCCTTGATTTTATTGAGGTAGAGGGACTTAGTTTTTTATTTGTAGGATATTTTCAATTTTGTTTTCAT contains these protein-coding regions:
- a CDS encoding DUF4595 domain-containing protein, whose protein sequence is MIKKQLFFFGLTMLLTLGSCSKGDDNNIVNPEPHKGAPISAPIAPPTKTQQVDLVREIQITNNKAGKVTTSKTVFTYNADNTLNTVSGLKTSPSFGAEDIRYVYSNGKATAFVSQKGIKGEDVYEFTLAPNEKKAISLKVTLADTEDTNRRYDFSYNELNQLVKIENTSDLNHDIEEYIWEEGNPLKTKGRTHISDSYRRSDVLNNSNIDLNVLIAGYPNFINPRYAAIQGLLGVKAPNLLQQYETSRRRFSYTYQLNEKGAVSQVVRTIFHKDENVTETTTFDIKY
- a CDS encoding DNA-deoxyinosine glycosylase; translation: MKNEMRIASFEPLIGDNATVLVLGTMPSVKSLEGQEYYGNRQNAFWPILFGVFEEEMTTDYELKKELLRRHGIALWDVLQSCEREGSLDSKIKGEVPNDIVGLLKAYPTIKTIVFSSQKAAQYFKKYIGTIEGITFVTMPSPSGANARMSLQDKLNHWKTLKSFI
- a CDS encoding DUF2461 domain-containing protein, which codes for MKSLQKEHLDFLVTLSQNNNKPWFADNKPYFDKLFAEVKDFFKEVYETMQQHDGVDLFHVHRIYRDVRFAKDKTPYKTYFGLHLGRNKPLLRGGYYINIEPGKSFVGGGFWEPNKEDLLRIRKEIEMDDSELRDIIKDKRFQAYFGDLVGEELKTCPKGFDKEHPAIDLLRKKQFLVMRSFTDKEILKPGFADEVIKTFEAMRPFFDYMSDVLTTDVNGVSLYE
- a CDS encoding glutaminyl-peptide cyclotransferase, with the protein product MKNYNILFPIALGFVLMSCSNNKNLEKNVFSIDTTHLKQLYAGNEDLKLSLKTTDNAEIDSVAYYLNDKKIATAKNNEVLNYNLANEKLGETIIKGIAYADGQQKEVTTKIEVTSPVTPVAYSYRIVNTYPHDQEAYTQGLEFYKGTMIESTGNGEGGGTAINYQGTGKKGVSSVRHVDYKTGQVTKIHKLPMEIFGEGCTILNDKLYQLTYQNKEAYVYNPETLEKIKTLPYFKNMEGWGLTNDGTHLYMTGGDETIYKVDPETFTEVDQIKVYINRTAVQGVNELEWVDGKIYANVYGQNAVAIINPKTGAVEAIVDVKELLDKTTYHQDRDVLNGIAYNPQTKTFFLTGKNWDKMFEIEIIK